ACTCTAATAGGAAATCTTCCTTGTAATTCAGGAATTAAATCTGAAGGTTTAACGTTATGAAAAGTGCCCGCGGCTATAAATAAGATATGATTTGTCATTACTGTCCCATATTTAGTACTAATACAAGATCCTTCCACAATAGGTAAGATATCCCTTTGCACTCCTTGACGAGAAACATCAGGGCCAGCTCCTTTATCTGAACTAGCAATTTTATCGATTTCATCTAAAAAGATAATCCCTAATTCTTCTACTTTAGTAATTGCTCTTTTAGTAATTTCATCCATATCGATAAGTTTCGAAGCTTCTTCATTAATTAAGATCCGCCGTCCTTCAGAAATAGTCTTTTTTTGTCGCTTCGTCTTTTGAGGAAAGATACTTCCTAAAGCATCAGAAAATCCCATATCCATTCCCTCTATGCCACTACCTGAAAATACTTCCACAATTGGTAAGACAGATTCTCTAACTTCTATCTCAATAACTCGATCTTCTAATAAGCCACCCTCCAATTGTTGTTTTAATTTTTTCCTTGTCTTCTCAAAACGAAGCAAACTTTCTTTTTCTTCTTCCTTGTTATTAGAGCCTTTCTTTTTAGGATAAGGTAACAAGATATCTAAAATCCTTTCTTGGGCTAATAGGTGAGCTTTGCCTTGAACCTTTTCTATTTCTTTAGCTTTTTCCCTGCTTACCGAAAGATTAACTAAATCCCTAATCATAGATTCTACATCTCTGCCCACATATCCTACTTCTGTAAACTTAGTTATTTCTATTTTTAAGAAAGGGGCATCATATAAATCAGCTATCCGCCGTGAAATTTCTGTCTTACCTACACCTGTTGGACCAATCATAATAATATTCTTAGGTGTTATTTCTTTTCTTGTTTCCAAAGGAAGCTTTTGGCTACGATAACGATTCCTCAGAGCTACAGCTATTGCTTTCTTTGCTTTTTCTTGACCAATAATATACTTATTTAATTCTTCAACAATCTGCTTAGGTGTTAAGTCCATAAAAACCTTTCTTTATATTAGTTATTATATTAGTTATTTTTTTACAATATTTCTATACTTATTTGATCATTGGTAAAAACGCATATTTCTGAAGCTAATTTAAGAGATTCTTTAACAATCTCCTCCGCCTTTAAATTAGAATAAGCAATTAAAGCCCTAGCTGCCGCTAAAGCATAAGGACCTCCAGAGCCAATCGCGACAAGACCATCATCAGGCTCGATAATTTCTCCATTTCCAGAAATTATTAAAGACTTTTCTTTATCAGCTACCGCTAACAAGGCTTCTAACCTTCTAAGAAATTTATCCGTCCGCCATTCTTTAGCCATTTCCACTGCCGCTCGAATTAAATTTCCTTTATATTCTTTCAGCTTTCCATCTAATTTATCAAAAAGAGTAAAAGCATCAGCCGCTGCCCCAGCAAAACCAGCTAATATCTGATTTTCGTAAATCTTTCTAATCTTCTTAGTATTTTTTTTCATAATGGTATTTCCAAAGCTAACTTGACCATCTCCTCCGATAGCTACTTTTCCATCTTTTCTAACAATAATTATCGTAGTACTTTTAAATTTATCCATTTATCCTCGCTTCTCTTTAAAATCCTTACCTTCAAGGTATCGCCATTAAGCTCGGGGGTGAGTTTTATCATAGACAGATTTTAACCTCTTGGTAGTAACATGGGTATAAATCTGAGTAGTAGATAGACTCACATGTCCCAATAACTCTTGAACTACTCTTAAGTCAGCTCCAGCATTCAACATATGGGTAGCAAAAGTATGCCTCAAGGTATGAGGGCTAATTCCTTTTTGAGCACATACTTTATTTAAGTATTTAGTTACTATCCCCCAAACCCCTCGGCTGGTAATTCTTTCTCCTTTAAAATTTAAGAATAAGGCTTTATTCTCCTCTTTAGATAAAGAGCTTTTTAAAAGATCATTCCTTTTCTCCAGATACTCATTTATGACCGCCAGAGCGTAGGAGCCAATGGGTAAGAGCCGCTCTTTTCTTCCTTTACCTACTACCAAAACAACCCCATCTATAAGATCTAAATCAGTAATACTTATACTCACCAATTCGCTTACTCGCAGCCCGCTACTATAAAATAACTCTAAAATTGCTTTATCTCGCCACCCTAAAACATCTTCTTTAAATTCTCCCTTAAAAAGTTTATTAATCTCCTCTTGATATAAGAATTTAGGCAGCTCTTTTTGAAGCTTAGGTGTAGCAATATACTTGGCTGGATTTTTTTTAAAATAATCTTCTCGACATAGATATCTAAAAAAAGAACGCAGCGAAGCTAATCTTCGAACTATAGTTCTTCGAGCATAATCTTTACTTTGGAGAAAACCTAAATACTGCCGCAATAAAGAGTGATTGTAATCTTGATTCTTCAAATTAATTCCTTTAAACTGGTGTTTAGTAAAATCGTTAAATGTTTGTAAGTCTTTTTTATAGCTTCTCCATGTATGGCTTGAAGCATTTTTTTCTACTTCTAAATATCTTAAAAAGTCTCTTAAATATTTTGGAAAATCTTCCATAAATTAATCTTGTCAACGTTTAGGTATCAGCCTAAAAAAATTTCAAGAAAAGAGGCAAAACCACTGAGACAAAACTAACTGCTGACACCTGACGGTTGAACGATTACTAATCTTTACTTTTTGCTTTTGACTCTTTCTTGCACTCTGGCTTGAGGCAGAATAAAGATTCTTTAGTCTTAATCTTTTTCTTAAACAACACTCCATTACAAGAAGGACACTTATTAAGAGTAGGCTCGTACCAGCTTACAAAATTACATTTAGGATAGTTGCTGCACCCATAAAATATCTTCTTTTTTTTGCTCCGCTTAATTACAACATCCCCATCGCAACCTTCGAGAAGACATTTAATTCCTATCCCTAAAGACTTAGTATAAGTACATTGAGGATAATTGCTACAAGCTAAAAACTTACCAAATCTTCCTATCTTTACCCTTAAATTTATGGAACAGCGGGGACATTGCTCTTCCACCTCTACTTCTCTGGTGCTTTTTATATCCTCTATATTTATTTTAGCTTCTTCTAAAGAAGAAGAAAAAGGAGTCCAAAAATTTTGTAAAATTTTTATCCAATCAGATTTTCCACTTTCTATCTCGTCTAATTCTTCTTCTATTAAAGAAGTAAAATTAATATCTAAAATTTTGGGAAAATTAGTAATCAAGAGTTTGTTTACTATTTTTCCCAAGTCAGTAGGATAAAATTTTCCACCTTCTTTTTGAACATAACCACGATTACTAATGGTAAAAATAATAGGCACATAAGTGCTTGGCCTTCCAATGCCTTTTTCTTCTAATACTTTTATTAAAGTTGCTTCGCTATAACGAGAAGGAGGTTGAGTAAAGTGTTGCTTGGGTTCTAATTTTAAAATTCTTACTTCTTCCTCTTTGGCTAATTTGGGTAATTTTTCTTTTTCTTCTTTTTCTTCTTTCTCTTCTTCTTGATATACCTTTAAAAAACCATCAAAAGTAATGATCGAAGATGAAGCCCTAAATAAATACCTTTCTCCTTCTATATCTACAGCTATGGAAAGATACCTGGCTGGTTCCATTTGACTGGCTATAAATTTACTCCAAATTAAGTGATAAAGACAAAATTGATCTTTATTGAGCTGTTCTCTTAATAACTGGGGAGTTTTTTCTATAATGGTTGGCCTTATAGCTTCATGAGCTTCTTGAGCCGTCTTTTTACTTTTATACTTTGGAATCTTCAAAGGAACATATTCTTGGCCAAAATTATTCTTGATAAAAGAACGAGCTTTTTCGGCAGCTTCTTCAGCTATTCTTGGAGAATCAGTCCGCATATAAGTAATTAGCCCTACTGGCCCTTCTCCTTTGATTTCCACTCCCTCGTATAGCTGTTGAGCAATTTGCATGGTTTTAGAAGCTGTAAAGTTATATCTTCTAAAAGCTTCTTGTTGTAAGGTACTGGTAATAAAAGGAGGATACGGATTCTTTTTTTGAATTTTTTCACTAACTAAGACCACCTTATATCTTTTTTCCTTAATACTCTCTAAAATCTCTTCTACTTCTTCTTTATTCTTTAACTCAAAGACCTTTCCATCTATTTTATAAAGCTTGGCTTTAAATACTTCATCCTTACTGCTCTTAAACTCGCCTGTAATTGACCAGTATTCTTGAGATTTAAAACTTAAAATCTCTTCCTCACGTTCACAAATTAATCTAACTGTTACCGATTGAACTCTCCCGGCAGAAAGATTTCCTCCTACTTTCTTTCTAAGAAGAGGACTAATCTTATAACCAACTAAGCGATCTAATATTCGCCGTGCTTGTTGGGCATTAACTAAATTAAGATCAATGTCCCTAGGAAGACTTAGAGCTTCTAAAACTGCTTTTTCTGTAATCTCATTAAAAGAAATTCTCTTAATATTTTTATTAACCAAACTTAACTCTTCAAAAAGATGCCAAGAAATAGCTTCTCCTTCTCTATCTGGATCAGGAGCTAAAAGAACTTCCTTAGCCTGGCTGGCTAATAACTTAAGATTTGAGATTACCTCTTTCTTTCCTTTAATAACTACATATTGAGGTTTAAAGTTATCTTTTATGTTTACTCCTAGTGTTTTAAGAGGCAGATCTTTAATATGTCCTTTGGAAGCACCCAGTAACCACAAGTTTCCTAAGAATTTATGTAAAGTCTTAATCTTAGTAGGAGATTCAACGACTATTAATGATTTTACTTCTTTCAATTTTACTCCAGGTAATCTTAATTTAAGATATATTTTTGACCCATCAATTGACGAATAAGTCCTTTTAGCTCAAGCTGCATTAAAACCCTTGAAATATTAACTATATCTTCTTTAGCTAAGATAGTTAAATCGTCAATATGAACAGAATCGTCGGTCATTAAATTATAAATCTTTCTTTCTATGGGTAATAATTCTTCCTTTAAATCTTTTTTAGCTCTACTTTCACCAGCCACTAACCCAAATTCTTCTAAGATATCTTCGTAACTAGTAACTAATTTAGCTCCTTGTTTAATTAACTTATGAGTACCTTGACTAAACTTGCTAAATATTCTTCCCGGTATAGCAAATACTTCTCTCCCTTGTTCTAAAGCAAAAGAAGCAGTAATTAAAGAGCCGCTTTTGGCCCAAGCTTCCACCACTAAGACGCCCATAGAAAGCCCACTAATAATCCTATTTCTCCTAGGGAAATTACCTCGTTCTGGCGGCGTCCCATAAGAAAATTCACTCACCAAAGCTCCTCTTTCTTCTATTTCTTCCATTAATCTTCTATTTTCAGAAGGATAAGCAATATCTAACCCACAACCTAAAACAGCGATTGTTCTTCCTTTTTCTTCTAAGGTACCTTTATGAGCACAAGTATCAATGCCTAAAGCCAATCCACTGACAATCGTAAATCCCTGCCTACTTAATTCCTTAGCCATCTCAAAAGCTACTTTCTTTCCATAAGAAGTAGCTAATCGTGATCCTATCACCGCTAAAGCTTTTTCTTCTTTCTTAATCTCTCCTTTTACATATAAGACTACCGGAGGATCAAAGATATTCCTTAACCACTCAGGATAGCTTTCATCTTCTAAAGTAATTATCTTGGCCTTATCTCTCTGAGCTTTCTTTAGCTCTCCTTCTACCTCTATCTTATTTCTAAACTTGCAGATATTAATAGCAATAACTTCTCCAATTCCAGGAATCTTACTTAAGACCTTAAAATCGGCCTTTAAGATTTCTCTGACATCTTTAAAATAATCTAATAAAATCTTAATTCTAACCGGACCTAAGCCTGGAATCTTATTTAAGATTAAAAAAGCTGTAACTTTTTCAACCATTTTAACGAAACCTTTTTAAACGATCATAAACTCTTACCCCTAAAGCACTAAGATTTTCTAAGGCTTCTCGTTGGTTTGGATCTATCTCCAAAGCCTTTTTAAAACAATCCACTGCTTTTTTATTTTCTCTCATCGCTTGATAAACTATGCCTAAGTTACTGTAATAACTAGCCACTATCTTTATCTTAGGAGGAGATCTCTTGATGGCTTCTTGATAACTTAAGGCAGCTTCATTAAATCTTTTTATTTCATAGTAACATTTACCTAGGGTCACATAGGCATTAATAAACCTTGGCTCTAAAGAGATAGCTTTCTTTAAGCATTTTATTCCCTCGTCAAGGCATCCTTTTTTAAAAAAATAGATAATTCCTAATCCATAATAAGGTAATTCAAATTCAGGAAAAAGTTTAAGAGATTTATAATATTCCTCTATCGCTTGATCCAAATAAACTTCCTCGACTCTTCCTAAATTAGCATAACAAATTCCTAAATTATAATGAACAAGATAATCATTTGATTGAAGTGCCAGCGACTCCTTATAATGCTCAGCAGCTTGATTCCAGAACCCCTTCTTTTTTAGGTGATCTCCCATCTTTTTATGAAGAAATTGGGTATATTGATAAGCTTCTATCTTTAAATTAATAACCTCCTCAAATTTTTTAATAGCCTTTTCCCAGTCTTCAGGTTTTTTACTTTTGGAAAGTTTAATGGCTTTTTTATAATAATCCTTAGCGACATTATCGCCACAACCACTGCTAAATACGGCTAATATTAAAGATACAACTAAGATAAATCGTCGCGTCAACATCTAATCTCCCTAAGCATCCTTTAGTCTCCCTTCCCATCCCCTTTAAAGGAGGTTGAGGGGCGTCTTAAATTATTCTCCTAATATTTGCAAAACATCTCTTTTTCGAAATCTACGGTGTTTTCCAGAACCAAGGCGATAAGCTTTTAATTGTCCTGAATTAGTGAATCTTCTCACGGTAACCTTGCTTACTCCCAAAAGATCAGCTGCTTCTGCCACTGTTAACATTTGATCCAGTTCTTTTTCTAAGCCAATATCTTCTTCGAGATTATCCATATAAAGACCCATCTTTTACTCCTTTGTTCTTTTCCTGATCGCATTTATAAATATTGTATAAATTTATAAATATTGTATAAGTTAATATAACTTTGTATAAAGTTGAATATTATAAATATTGTTTAATCTTGTCAAGTATTTTAATTAAAAATTTAACTTTAAATTGCTAAATTTGTAATGAATTTCTTAATTTCATCTACAACAATTCGTGATGAGCCGCAAAAATTATTTGACTATGTCAGGTTTATCTGCCAAAATGAAAGCCATTAAGATACTTGGGATGTAAATTAGTATTCCCTTAAAACTTGCCCAAAAAAAGAAATCGGCGGGAAAAAGAATAAGAAAAACTAACTTGGGGTAAGGTAAATAAAGGTTTCAGGTCAGCCGCAAAGATAAAATTGCACTTATGGTACTTCCAGTGAGGGAAAAATGCAGATTGGCGTAATTGGAGCTGGGGTTTGCAGCCAAGAGTTAGCTAAGTTAGCTTATGAAGTTGGCTATTATATTGGCCAAAGTAAAGCTATCTTAATCTGCGGCGGGTTGGGAGGAGTAATGGAAGAAGCTTGTCGTGGAGCTAAAGATGCGGGGGGAGTAACCGTCGGGGTGCTACCGGGTCTTAGTTCCACCGATTCTAATCCTTATTTAGATGTTAAAATGGTTACCGCTCTTAATGAAGCTCGTAACCTTATTATTGTTCGCTCTTCTCAAGCCATTATTGCCATAAGTGGAGAATATGGAACATTATCAGAGATTGCCTTTGCTTTAAAATTTAAGATTCCTATTATTGGACTAAAAACATGGAATTTAGGAAGTAATGTTCCTCTCTTAAAGGCTAAAACTCCTCAAGAAGCTATTCAGTTGGCTCTTAAATTAGGAAAGATTCATGAAAGTTAATCTCTATCTCCATACTCCTTTAGGCTCTCCTGGTAGTTAAATTTATCCTCTTTTTCTGGGGGTCAAAGTAGTTGGAAATAATATTACAGCCATTTAAAATAGGTAATATCAAAGAGAAAAATGCTCAACCAACTCAATTATCTTAAATTCATCTTAATTTGCAGCTTGTTTATTCAAAACTGTGCTCATTTTACTACATTTCCTAATCAAAATAAAAAAGGAATTAATCATTTAGTTAAAAAAGGAGAAACTATTTGGAGCATTGCTAATCTTTATAAAGTCTCAGCAGAAGAGATTGTAAGAACCAATGATTTTCATAAGATTAAAGATTTAAAAGCTGGCGATACCATTTTTATTCCTGGAGTAAAAAAAAAATTAGCCCCTCTTCTTTCTCACGATATTCTTCCTAAATTAAAAGATGAGGAAAACTTCATCTTTCCAGTAAAAGGAATTATTGTCTCTTATTTTGAACTGCGAAATGGAAGAATGCATCAAGGCATAGATATCAAAGCACCTGAAGGCACTGAAATTAAAGCTATTTCTAATGGTACAGTCATTTACTCCAGCAATAGTTTTCGTGGGTATGGAAATATTGTTATTATTAAACACCAAGATAATTTTCATAGTGTCTATGCTCATAATAAAGAAAATTTAGTTAAAATTGGTCAAAAGGTGACCAAAGGACAAGTGATAGCTTTGGTAGGCAATACAGGGAATGCTGATTGTTTTCATCTTCATTTCGAACTTCGTAATAAAGGAAAGCCGATGGACCCCTTAAAATTTTGTTTTTAAATCTAAAATTTGAGGAATCCCTTGTCCTTCTTGATTTTTCTGACAAATAAGATTTTAGTTTGTCGTAATTGAAGTTATAGTATTTATTAGTTACCCCAGTTATTAATTATACCAGCTGAACAATGAACCCTAATTTTATTGAACTTTCTGAGATAAAAAAGATTTACACTATGGGCAAGACAGACTTTCTTGCCTTGAAAGGGATATCTCTATCCATTGCAAGGGGTGAGTTTATTGCCATAATGGGAGCATCTGGCAGTGGAAAATCTACCTTGATGAATATCATCGGATGCCTTGATAACCCTACGACTGGCACATATCTATTGGATGGAGAAGATGTAATCACAAATAATGATAAGGAATTGGCACGAATAAGAAATAAAAAAATCGGCTTTGTCTTTCAGTTCTTTAATTTATTGGGAAAGCAGAGTGCTTTAGATAATGTGATGCTGCCCTTATTGTATTCCGGATTTTTAAGGAAAAACAGGAGAAAAATAGCCTCTGAGGCCCTTGAAATGGTAGGGCTTTCCACTAAACTAAGGAATAAACCGTCTGAGATGTCTGGCGGAGAACAGCAGCGGGTTGCCATTGCCAGAGCCTTAGTTAATAACCCTGAAATTATCTGCGCCGACGAGCCGACAGGAAACCTTGACAGCCAGACAAGCCATGAGATAATGGAAATATTGCTTGGCTTAAATAAAAAGGGCAGAACCATAATTCTTGTTACCCATGAAGCAGATATTGCGGGCTATGCCCAACGGATTATCAGGATGAAGGATGGGGGGATTGTGTAAATGGTAGCAAGAATTCAGAATACAGGAGTCAGAATACAGGAGTCAGAATGCAGAATAGCGTTGCATATACCTGTGACAGCATACCCTCCTGACTCCTTTCCTTTCTGTTCCCCTTCTGACTTCTATATTCTGAATTCTGTATTCTGACTTTGAAATAGGAGCATTGCATGAATTTCTTAGACTGCCTCATTTCTTCAATCAGCAGCCTAATCCAGCATAAATTGAGGTCATTCCTGACCATGCTTGGCATGGTCATTGGTGTCTTCGCCATAACCACTGTCTTGACTATCTCAAAAGGAGGTAAAGAACTTATCTTAAGTGAGTTTTTATCGGCAGGGACAAATATAATCATGGCTTTTAATGCTGAGATGGAGCAAAGAATGGATAAGCTCGCCTATCTGACTGAGGATCAGGTTATGGCCATGAAAGAAACAATCCCGCAGATAGATGACCTTTCCCCAATGTATTTTCTGATGACACCCTTAAAGGTAAAAGGCAGAATGAAACAAATAACGATTCTTG
This genomic interval from bacterium contains the following:
- a CDS encoding ABC transporter ATP-binding protein codes for the protein MNPNFIELSEIKKIYTMGKTDFLALKGISLSIARGEFIAIMGASGSGKSTLMNIIGCLDNPTTGTYLLDGEDVITNNDKELARIRNKKIGFVFQFFNLLGKQSALDNVMLPLLYSGFLRKNRRKIASEALEMVGLSTKLRNKPSEMSGGEQQRVAIARALVNNPEIICADEPTGNLDSQTSHEIMEILLGLNKKGRTIILVTHEADIAGYAQRIIRMKDGGIV
- a CDS encoding peptidoglycan DD-metalloendopeptidase family protein, which translates into the protein MLNQLNYLKFILICSLFIQNCAHFTTFPNQNKKGINHLVKKGETIWSIANLYKVSAEEIVRTNDFHKIKDLKAGDTIFIPGVKKKLAPLLSHDILPKLKDEENFIFPVKGIIVSYFELRNGRMHQGIDIKAPEGTEIKAISNGTVIYSSNSFRGYGNIVIIKHQDNFHSVYAHNKENLVKIGQKVTKGQVIALVGNTGNADCFHLHFELRNKGKPMDPLKFCF
- the hslV gene encoding ATP-dependent protease subunit HslV, whose protein sequence is MDKFKSTTIIIVRKDGKVAIGGDGQVSFGNTIMKKNTKKIRKIYENQILAGFAGAAADAFTLFDKLDGKLKEYKGNLIRAAVEMAKEWRTDKFLRRLEALLAVADKEKSLIISGNGEIIEPDDGLVAIGSGGPYALAAARALIAYSNLKAEEIVKESLKLASEICVFTNDQISIEIL
- the hslU gene encoding ATP-dependent protease ATPase subunit HslU; this translates as MDLTPKQIVEELNKYIIGQEKAKKAIAVALRNRYRSQKLPLETRKEITPKNIIMIGPTGVGKTEISRRIADLYDAPFLKIEITKFTEVGYVGRDVESMIRDLVNLSVSREKAKEIEKVQGKAHLLAQERILDILLPYPKKKGSNNKEEEKESLLRFEKTRKKLKQQLEGGLLEDRVIEIEVRESVLPIVEVFSGSGIEGMDMGFSDALGSIFPQKTKRQKKTISEGRRILINEEASKLIDMDEITKRAITKVEELGIIFLDEIDKIASSDKGAGPDVSRQGVQRDILPIVEGSCISTKYGTVMTNHILFIAAGTFHNVKPSDLIPELQGRFPIRVELSSLTMEDFKEILVKPRNAITKQYEALLSVEDIKLSFTEKTIDEIASFAYLVNTETENIGARRLHTIIEKVLEDISFEAPDLKDKEIVITEEYVRERLKEIVKDNNLSRYIL
- a CDS encoding helix-turn-helix domain-containing protein, producing MLTVAEAADLLGVSKVTVRRFTNSGQLKAYRLGSGKHRRFRKRDVLQILGE
- a CDS encoding TIGR00725 family protein; translation: MQIGVIGAGVCSQELAKLAYEVGYYIGQSKAILICGGLGGVMEEACRGAKDAGGVTVGVLPGLSSTDSNPYLDVKMVTALNEARNLIIVRSSQAIIAISGEYGTLSEIAFALKFKIPIIGLKTWNLGSNVPLLKAKTPQEAIQLALKLGKIHES
- the topA gene encoding type I DNA topoisomerase → MKEVKSLIVVESPTKIKTLHKFLGNLWLLGASKGHIKDLPLKTLGVNIKDNFKPQYVVIKGKKEVISNLKLLASQAKEVLLAPDPDREGEAISWHLFEELSLVNKNIKRISFNEITEKAVLEALSLPRDIDLNLVNAQQARRILDRLVGYKISPLLRKKVGGNLSAGRVQSVTVRLICEREEEILSFKSQEYWSITGEFKSSKDEVFKAKLYKIDGKVFELKNKEEVEEILESIKEKRYKVVLVSEKIQKKNPYPPFITSTLQQEAFRRYNFTASKTMQIAQQLYEGVEIKGEGPVGLITYMRTDSPRIAEEAAEKARSFIKNNFGQEYVPLKIPKYKSKKTAQEAHEAIRPTIIEKTPQLLREQLNKDQFCLYHLIWSKFIASQMEPARYLSIAVDIEGERYLFRASSSIITFDGFLKVYQEEEKEEKEEKEKLPKLAKEEEVRILKLEPKQHFTQPPSRYSEATLIKVLEEKGIGRPSTYVPIIFTISNRGYVQKEGGKFYPTDLGKIVNKLLITNFPKILDINFTSLIEEELDEIESGKSDWIKILQNFWTPFSSSLEEAKINIEDIKSTREVEVEEQCPRCSINLRVKIGRFGKFLACSNYPQCTYTKSLGIGIKCLLEGCDGDVVIKRSKKKKIFYGCSNYPKCNFVSWYEPTLNKCPSCNGVLFKKKIKTKESLFCLKPECKKESKAKSKD
- the xerC gene encoding tyrosine recombinase XerC, producing MEDFPKYLRDFLRYLEVEKNASSHTWRSYKKDLQTFNDFTKHQFKGINLKNQDYNHSLLRQYLGFLQSKDYARRTIVRRLASLRSFFRYLCREDYFKKNPAKYIATPKLQKELPKFLYQEEINKLFKGEFKEDVLGWRDKAILELFYSSGLRVSELVSISITDLDLIDGVVLVVGKGRKERLLPIGSYALAVINEYLEKRNDLLKSSLSKEENKALFLNFKGERITSRGVWGIVTKYLNKVCAQKGISPHTLRHTFATHMLNAGADLRVVQELLGHVSLSTTQIYTHVTTKRLKSVYDKTHPRA
- the dprA gene encoding DNA-processing protein DprA, producing MVEKVTAFLILNKIPGLGPVRIKILLDYFKDVREILKADFKVLSKIPGIGEVIAINICKFRNKIEVEGELKKAQRDKAKIITLEDESYPEWLRNIFDPPVVLYVKGEIKKEEKALAVIGSRLATSYGKKVAFEMAKELSRQGFTIVSGLALGIDTCAHKGTLEEKGRTIAVLGCGLDIAYPSENRRLMEEIEERGALVSEFSYGTPPERGNFPRRNRIISGLSMGVLVVEAWAKSGSLITASFALEQGREVFAIPGRIFSKFSQGTHKLIKQGAKLVTSYEDILEEFGLVAGESRAKKDLKEELLPIERKIYNLMTDDSVHIDDLTILAKEDIVNISRVLMQLELKGLIRQLMGQKYILN
- a CDS encoding tetratricopeptide repeat protein translates to MLTRRFILVVSLILAVFSSGCGDNVAKDYYKKAIKLSKSKKPEDWEKAIKKFEEVINLKIEAYQYTQFLHKKMGDHLKKKGFWNQAAEHYKESLALQSNDYLVHYNLGICYANLGRVEEVYLDQAIEEYYKSLKLFPEFELPYYGLGIIYFFKKGCLDEGIKCLKKAISLEPRFINAYVTLGKCYYEIKRFNEAALSYQEAIKRSPPKIKIVASYYSNLGIVYQAMRENKKAVDCFKKALEIDPNQREALENLSALGVRVYDRLKRFR